Proteins found in one Oncorhynchus mykiss isolate Arlee chromosome 3, USDA_OmykA_1.1, whole genome shotgun sequence genomic segment:
- the LOC110518433 gene encoding riboflavin transporter 2, translating to MTLLTHVLACLFGMGSWVAINGIWVELPLIVPEIPEGWYLPSYLTVLIQMANVGPLFVTLMHRFRPGKLDERPVIYSIVGLGVVATFLLAFFWKHTVPLAGATHSVPLLVLCFLISVVDCTSSVTFLPFMMRLGPQYLTTYFVGEGVSGLVPAVVALVQGVGVVHCRNATVASLANGTLGVNTTVGANGELQAEYQPANFSAQVFFLFLSAMMVVCLAAFLLLNHHPAVARERKCELYFNGGLAEEKSDQALSLSHRPQEEKAMISSPESQQRARQSSFGTGFYSGPELAFIFVVLAWVNALTNAVLPSVQSYSCLPYGNQAYHLAATMAAVANPVACFIAMFLPLRSLVLIGILTIVGTGFGTYIMAMAALSPCPLLVHSVSGTALIVIAWMLFVLTLSYVKVIIGVILRDEGHSALVWCGAVVQLGSMLGALSMFPLVSVYGLFKSGDPCNTKCTK from the exons ATGACTCTCCTAACCCACGTGCTGGCATGCCTTTTTGGCATGGGCTCCTGGGTGGCCATCAACGGGATATGGGTGGAGCTGCCCCTCATCGTGCCAGAAATCCCAGAGGGTTGGTACCTGCCCTCTTACCTCACTGTGCTCATCCAGATGGCCAATGTGGGGCCCCTTTTCGTCACCCTCATGCACCGCTTCCGCCCGGGCAAGCTGGACGAGCGACCCGTCATCTACTCCATAGTGGGCCTGGGAGTGGTCGCCACCTTCCTCCTGGCCTTCTTCTGGAAGCACACGGTGCCCTTAGCGGGCGCTACGCATAGTGTCCCCCTTCTAGTGCTCTGTTTCCTAATCTCTGTGGTGGACTGCACCTCCTCGGTCACCTTCCTGCCCTTCATGATGCGCCTCGGTCCCCAGTACCTCACTACGTACTTTGTAGGGGAGGGCGTTAGTGGCTTGGTGCCTGCCGTAGTGGCTCTGGTGCAGGGGGTGGGTGTGGTTCACTGTCGGAATGCTACAGTGGCTAGCCTAGCCAATGGGACCTTAGGGGTTAACACCACTGTAGGGGCCAATGGAGAGCTCCAGGCTGAATACCAGCCCGCTAACTTCTCGGCCCaggtcttcttcctcttcctcagtgCCATGATGGTGGTGTGTCTGGCCGCCTTCCTCCTGCTCAACCACCACCCGGCCGTGGCCAGGGAGAGGAAGTGCGAGCTATACTTCAACGGAGGCCTGGCAGAGGAGAAGAGCGACCAAGCCCTGTCCCTGTCTCACAGACCTCAAGAGGAGAAGGCCATGATCAGTTCTCCGGAGAGCCAGCAGAGAGCCCGGCAGAGCTCCTTCGGGACGGGCTTCTACAGTGGGCCGGAGCTGGCGTTCATCTTTGTGGTTCTGGCTTGGGTCAATGCCCTGACCAATGCAGTGCTGCCCTCAGTGCAGTCTTACTCCTGTCTGCCCTACGGGAACCAGGCCTACCATCTGGCGGCCACCATGGCAGCCGTGGCCAACCCCGTGGCCTGCTTCATTGCCATGTTCCTGCCCTTAAG GTCGTTGGTGCTGATTGGGATTCTGACAATAGTTGGGACAGGGTTTGGTACTTACATCATGGCCATGGCTGCACTGAGCCCGTGTCCTCTACTGGTCCACAGCGTCTCAGGCACCGCACTCATA GTCATAGCCTGGATGTTGTTTGTCCTGACCCTCTCCTATGTAAAGGTGATCATTGGGGTGATCCTTCGGGATGAGGGTCACAGCGCCCTCGTCTGGTGTGGAGCGGTAGTGCAGCTTGGCTCCATGCTGGGTGCCCTGTCCATGTTTCCCTTGGTCAGTGTCTATGGACTCTTCAAATCAGGGGACCCTTGTAACACCAAGTGCACAAAGTAG